A genomic region of Brevibacillus sp. JNUCC-41 contains the following coding sequences:
- a CDS encoding NAD(P)/FAD-dependent oxidoreductase: MLDCVIIGGGPAGLNAALVMGRAGRKTILFDEDKPRNRVIQESHGFITQDGVKPSEFKKRARTDVQKYPSVSIKEERVESIEKASGVFRIQTKGGTDYMAKKVLLATGLRDVLPEIPSIKDVYGTSVFSCPFCDGWEMRDQALAVIADNERAFHMGKLLSNWSGDVIVFTNGYRMLDEEKDILARQNVTVVEEKIEGLETRGGQLTSIRLQNGQEIKREAGIVVTDLVQSAPFAEQLGCEITPNGGIKVDSFGRTTVEGVYACGDTSLSTPSQLVIAAAEGNKAAAGLIMDLVEAAFLLEG; encoded by the coding sequence ATGTTGGATTGTGTAATTATTGGCGGAGGACCTGCAGGACTGAATGCCGCATTGGTCATGGGGCGTGCTGGACGGAAAACAATTTTGTTTGATGAGGATAAACCCCGTAACCGGGTGATACAGGAGTCGCACGGATTTATCACACAGGATGGGGTGAAGCCGTCAGAGTTCAAGAAGCGGGCAAGAACGGATGTCCAGAAATATCCGTCCGTCTCCATTAAGGAGGAGCGGGTGGAGAGTATTGAAAAAGCCAGTGGTGTGTTCCGGATTCAAACGAAAGGCGGAACGGATTACATGGCGAAAAAAGTGCTTCTCGCAACAGGTCTTCGGGATGTTTTGCCGGAGATTCCAAGCATAAAGGATGTATACGGAACGAGTGTTTTCAGCTGTCCGTTTTGTGACGGCTGGGAAATGCGGGACCAAGCATTGGCGGTGATTGCGGATAATGAGCGGGCTTTTCATATGGGGAAACTGCTGTCAAACTGGAGCGGTGATGTAATTGTGTTTACAAATGGCTATCGGATGCTTGATGAGGAGAAGGATATCTTGGCTAGGCAGAACGTGACTGTCGTGGAAGAGAAGATTGAAGGTCTTGAAACGAGAGGAGGGCAGCTGACATCGATCCGGCTGCAAAACGGACAGGAAATCAAAAGAGAGGCAGGGATTGTGGTGACGGACTTGGTACAGTCTGCTCCTTTTGCGGAACAGCTTGGCTGCGAGATCACTCCAAACGGCGGGATAAAAGTGGATTCATTTGGACGAACAACGGTTGAAGGAGTATATGCATGCGGAGATACATCACTCAGCACGCCTTCTCAGCTGGTGATTGCGGCGGCGGAGGGCAATAAAGCGGCCGCTGGACTCATCATGGATTTAGTTGAAGCTGCATTTCTTTTGGAGGGATAG
- a CDS encoding Rrf2 family transcriptional regulator — protein sequence MKYSKATNYALHTMVHLTMEPKGQAVSVDQLAYMQDLSPTYLSKILTKLVKAGLIESVPGAKGGYSISRRAQDISFLDVIEAVEGQSVLFNCGFDHEESECLIERVMVEAEGNMKKELAGRTIQSIAEQIEKKHGHETKKEK from the coding sequence ATGAAGTATTCAAAGGCAACCAATTATGCACTACATACAATGGTGCATTTAACGATGGAACCAAAAGGTCAAGCAGTAAGCGTGGATCAGCTGGCGTACATGCAGGATTTGTCTCCGACGTACTTGTCGAAGATCTTGACGAAGCTTGTGAAGGCTGGATTGATTGAATCCGTGCCAGGGGCAAAAGGCGGCTACAGCATTTCACGTCGCGCGCAGGACATTTCGTTTCTGGATGTTATTGAAGCGGTGGAGGGTCAGTCGGTATTGTTCAACTGTGGGTTTGACCATGAAGAAAGCGAGTGTTTAATTGAGCGCGTGATGGTCGAGGCGGAAGGCAACATGAAGAAAGAACTGGCTGGACGAACGATTCAAAGCATTGCGGAGCAGATAGAAAAAAAACATGGTCATGAGACAAAAAAAGAAAAATAA